In Oryza glaberrima unplaced genomic scaffold, OglaRS2 ChrUN-Ctg46, whole genome shotgun sequence, a single genomic region encodes these proteins:
- the LOC127759548 gene encoding receptor-like protein kinase HSL1, producing the protein MAVYNILILFLLLLLFSLSAAQPSANEQKLLLAIKQDWDNPAPLSSWSSTGNWTGVIYNNITGQVTGLSFPSFHIARPIPASVCSLKNLTYIDLSFNNLTSDFPTVLYGCSALEFLDLSNNQLSGRLPGDIDKLSSGMLHLNLSSNAFVGDVPSAIGRFSKLKSLVLDTNRFNGNYPGAAIGGLVELEMLTLASNPFKPGPIPDEFSKLTKLTYLWLSFMNLTGAIPDALSTLTELTLLDISVNKMQGEIPKWIWKLEKLEQLYLFANKFTGGIGPDITALNLQQLDLSMNKLTGPIPEDIANMKNLSLLYLYYNNLTGPIPTGVGLLPNLTDIRLFNNMLSGSLPPELGKYSELGNFEVSNNNLSGELPDTLCFNKKFYDLVVFNNSFSGVFPANLGDCETINNVMAYNNHFVGDFPKKIWSFALLTNVMIYNNEFTGTLPSEISPNITRIEIGNNLFSGALPSAAIALKSFKAENNQFSGALPDDMSRLANLTELILAGNRLSGSISSSIKSLTMLTALNLSRNRISGEIPSALGWMDLTMLDLSDNELTGDIPQEFNNLHLNSLNLSSNQLSGEVPETLQNGAYDRSFLGNPGLCATTDMAMNLPPCGSGNGVRNKLSMSLITVFSVLAGVLFIGAVAIRLLMLRHQKRRQDLAGWKMTPFRTLDFSECDVLGNLHEDNVIGSGGSGKVYRINIGGKGSAGKVVAVKRLWRTAAKSDAKSDKEFDAEVRILGEVRHINIIDLLCCISGDDTKLLVYEYMENGSLDRWLHRRDDGGAPTAPLQWPTRLCIAIDAARGLSYMHHECAQPIMHRDVKSSNILLDPAFRAKIADFGLARILVKSGEPNSISAIGGTFGYMAPEYGCRAKVNEKVDVYAFGVVLLELTTGRVANDGGADWCLAEWAWRRYKAGGELHDVVDESIQDRAAFLEDAVAVFLLGMICTGEDPASRPTMKEVLEQLVQYDRTSSAAAACRDNSGGAPSFSKGKKDGKGKSSSAGTTAGKMWGAGAGDEESGSFVAHPV; encoded by the exons ATGGCTGTCTACAACATCCTCATCCTCTTTCTACTACTattgctcttctctctatcgGCGGCGCAGCCCAGCGCCAACGAGCAAAAACTACTCCTAGCAATCAAGCAAGATTGGGACAACCCAGCTCCACTCAGTTCATGGAGCAGCACCGGCAACTGGACTGGCGTTATCTACAACAATATCACAGGACAGGTCACTGGCCTCTCCTTCCCAAGTTTCCATATAGCCAGACCAATCCCAGCCTCCGTTTGTAGCCTCAAGAACCTGACCTACATAGACCTCTCTTTCAACAATCTCACCAGTGATTTCCCCACGGTGCTCTACGGTTGCTCAGCTTTGGAGTTCCTTGACCTATCCAACAATCAATTATCCGGTAGACTTCCCGGTGACATCGACAAGCTGTCATCGGGGATGCTGCACCTCAACCTGTCGAGCAATGCTTTTGTTGGCGATGTGCCATCGGCTATTGGAAGGTTCTCGAAGCTCAAGTCGTTGGTACTTGACACTAATCGCTTCAACGGGAATTACCCGGGTGCCGCCATTGGAGGCCTTGTGGAGCTTGAGATGCTAACGCTGGCGTCCAATCCGTTCAAACCGGGTCCAATTCCCGACGAGTTCAGCAAGCTAACAAAGCTGACGTATTTGTGGTTGTCATTTATGAACCTTACTGGGGCCATCCCTGATGCTCTATCAACATTGACGGAGCTTACATTATTGGACATATCAGTTAACAAGATGCAAGGAGAAATCCCTAAGTGGATATGGAAGCTCGAAAAGCTTGAGCAACTGTACCTCTTTGCAAACAAGTTCACTGGTGGGATTGGCCCGGACATCACAGCTCTCAACCTGCAGCAGCTTGATCTGTCCATGAATAAGCTCACCGGACCAATACCAGAAGACATTGCAAATATGAAGAACTTGAGCTTGCTATACTTGTACTACAACAACCTCACTGGACCCATCCCGACAGGTGTCGGTTTGCTACCAAACCTAACCGACATCCGTCTCTTCAATAACATGCTCTCTGGTTCCCTACCACCAGAGCTAGGAAAATATTCAGAATTGGGGAATTTTGAGGTGTCGAACAATAACCTGTCTGGTGAGTTGCCTGATACGCTCTGTTTCAACAAAAAGTTCTATGACCTTGTGGTGTTCAACAATAGCTTCTCCGGCGTGTTCCCGGCGAACCTCGGGGATTGCGAAACCATCAACAATGTCATGGCATACAACAACCACTTTGTCGGGGATTTCCCAAAGAAGATATGGTCATTTGCACTGCTCACCAATGTCATGATTTACAACAACGAATTCACCGGCACTCTACCAAGTGAGATATCACCTAACATCACTAGGATTGAGATTGGGAACAATCTATTCTCCGGTGCGCTCCCATCCGCCGCCATCGCACTAAAGAGCTTCAAGGCGGAGAACAACCAGTTCTCCGGAGCACTACCGGATGACATGTCGAGGCTCGCCAACCTCACCGAGCTGATCCTCGCTGGCAACCGGCTATCCGGCTCGATTTCGTCGTCTATCAAATCATTGACAATGCTGACCGCCCTCAACCTTAGTAGAAACCGGATTTCCGGTGAGATCCCCTCCGCCCTCGGGTGGATGGACCTAACCATGCTTGACCTCTCCGACaacgagctcaccggcgacatACCTCAAGAATTCAACAATCTTCATCTCAACTCTCTCAACCTCTCTTCCAACCAGCTCTCCGGTGAGGTCCCCGAGACGCTGCAAAACGGCGCCTACGACCGTAGCTTCCTTGGCAACCCCGGCCTATGTGCCACCACGGACATGGCCATGAACCTTCCGCCGTGTGGAAGTGGCAATGGAGTCCGTAACAAGTTGTCCATGAGCCTGATCACCGTCTTCTCGGTGCTCGCCGGCGTCTTGTTCATCGGCGCCGTGGCCATCCGGTTGCTGATGCTCCGGCACCAGAAGCGGCGGCAGGATCTCGCCGGGTGGAAGATGACGCCGTTCCGTACTCTAGACTTCTCCGAGTGTGATGTGCTCGGCAATCTCCACGAGGACAACGtgatcggcagcggcggctccggcaAGGTGTACCGCATCAACATCGGCGGCAAGGGCAGCGCCGGCaaggtggtggcggtgaagcGGCTATGGCGGACGGCGGCCAAGTCGGACGCGAAGAGCGACAAGGAGTTCGACGCCGAGGTGAGGATCCTCGGGGAGGTACGCCACATCAACATCATCGACCTCCTCTGCTGCATCTCCGGCGACGACACCAAGCTGCTCGTCTACGAGTACATGGAGAACGGCAGCCTCGACCGGTGGCTGcaccgccgcgacgacggcggcgcgccgacggcgccgcTCCAGTGGCCGACGCGGCTGTGCATCGCCATCGACGCGGCGAGGGGGCTCAGCTACATGCACCACGAGTGCGCGCAGCCGATCATGCACCGCGACGTCAAGTCCAGCAACATCCTGCTCGACCCGGCCTTCCGCGCCAAGAtcgccgacttcggcctcgccaGGATCCTCGTCAAGTCCGGCGAGCCGAATTCCATCTCCGCCATCGGCGGCACCTTCGGCTACATGGCTCCAG AGTACGGGTGCAGAGCGAAGGTGAACGAGAAGGTGGACGTGTACGCGTTCGGCGTCGTGCTGCTGGAGCTGACGACGGGGCGGGTggcgaacgacggcggcgcggactGGTGCCTGGCAGAGTGGGCGTGGCGGAGGTacaaggccggcggcgagctgcacGACGTCGTCGACGAGAGCATCCAGGACAGGGCGGCGTTCCTGGAGGACGCCGTGGCGGTGTTCCTGCTCGGCATGATCTGCACCGGCGAAGACCCGGCGTCGCGGCCGACGATGAAGGAGGTGCTCGAGCAGCTGGTCCAGTACGACCGCACGTCCAGCGCGGCCGCCGCGTGCCGTGACAactccggcggcgcgccgtcgtTCTCCAAGGGGAAGAAAGACGGGAAAGGGAAGAGCTCGTCGGCGGGAACGACGGCCGGGAAAATgtggggcgccggcgccggcgacgaggaaagCGGCAGCTTCGTGGCGCATCCGGTTTAA
- the LOC127759549 gene encoding auxin-responsive protein IAA7 translates to MGEASESMKKISRGRLGGSWMGEPSDHHRHGDEQEEEEKTLELSLGLPGGGWRAACRDKGTTTKHSIAAAAAADDDDGDKSSMLSLGYSTLVSHSQGKANKNKGSPEEEEAHPPPATGNNALASNNNGCFQTRSPSTPVVGWPPVRTFRRNLATSSKASLELQNGKKAAKAEEIKRAPFIKINMDGIPIGRKIDLNAFDSYEKLSLAVDKLFRGLLAAQRDPLAAGAKDCRQEDVAISGLLDGTGEYTLVYEDYEGDRVLVGDVPWGMFVSSVKRLRVLKTSDLSSSLITSGRKRTAAEC, encoded by the exons ATGGGGGAGGCGTCGGAGAGCATGAAGAAGATCAGCAGAGGCCGTCTCGGCGGAAGCTGGATGGGGGAGCCAAGCGATCACCATCGCCATGGCGAtgaacaggaggaggaggagaagacgcTGGAGCTCAGCCTTGGGCTCCCCGGAGGAGGATGGCGAGCGGCGTGCAGGGACAaggggacgacgacgaagcACTCCattgcagcagctgctgctgctgatgatgatgatggtgacaAGAGCTCCATGCTCTCCCTGGGCTACTCCACACTCGTCTCCCACTCGCAAG GCAAGGCAAACAAAAACAAGGGGTCcccagaggaagaagaggcacATCCACCACCAGCTACAGGGAATAATGCACTTGCATCCAACAATAATGGCTGCTTCCAGACAAG ATCTCCTAGTACTCCTGTTGTTGGTTGGCCTCCGGTTCGAACATTCAGAAGAAATCTGGCTACATCCAGCAAAGCATCTCTTGAACTGCAGAATGGAAAGAAGGCTGCAAAAGCGGAAGAGATCAAGAGAGCTCCATTCATAAAGATTAACATGGATGGTATCCCTATTGGTAGAAAGATCGATCTGAATGCTTTTGATAGCTATGAGAAGCTTTCTTTAGCGGTTGACAAGCTATTCCGAGGCCTTCTTGCAG CCCAAAGAGACCCCCTCGCTGCTGGAGCAAAGGACTGCCGGCAGGAAGATGTGGCAATATCTGGCTTGCTAGATGGAACTGGGGAGTACACTTTGGTTTATGAGGATTATGAAGGTGACAGGGTGCTTGTTGGAGATGTGCCATGGGG GATGTTTGTTTCTTCAGTTAAGAGACTGAGAGTACTGAAGACATCTGACCTCTCTTCATCT CTAATAACCTCTGGACGGAAAAGAACAGCAGCTGAGTGTTGA